A stretch of DNA from Bacillus sp. Marseille-Q1617:
GCGATGAACACCATGATCCCCATCAACCAAGTATAAGGCATTCTCTTCTTTTGATTTCCTTTTGTTAAAGCGGCTACTCCGATTTCAAGGATCGAGAATGCCGATGTCAACGTCGCAAAGAGAAGGAGAACTAAGAATACGGTCAAGAAGATCCCGCCGAAAGCTATTTCATTAAAAACAGCCGGGAGAACGACGAAGGCAATTCCCGGTCCTTGATCAGGCTGGAACCCTAACGCATAGACAGATGGGAAAATCACCAGCCCAGCCAGCAAGGATATGAAAATATTCAGCCCTGATACTGAAATCGCCGAACGCGGCATGCTATCCTCCTTTGAAAGGTAGGAAGCATATGTGACCATGACGGATAATCCGACACTTAATGAGAAAAAGGCTTGTCCAAGTGCAAGGAGGGCTGTTTCGCCTGTCAGGTAATTCCAGTCGGGGACCAGAAGGAAGCGTACACCTTCCATAGCACCATCAAGAGTAAGCGAGCGTGCCATCAGGATAAGAAATAAAATAAATAAAGACGGCATCATATAGCGGCTGGCACGTTCAATTCCTTTCTGGATCCCTCCTTGAACGACCATGACAGTCAGCACAATAAACAAGGCTTGCGTGAACAGGATCTCCCATGGATTTGCGATGATGCTCTCAAACATTGCCCCGTACTGTTCCTGCGTTTTACCAGAGAGAGCCCCTGTAAAGCTTCTGGCAAGATAGGACAGAATCCAGCCTCCCACGACACTGTAGAACGACAGGATGATAAATGAAACGATTGTACCAAGGTAGCCGATTAGGTGCCAGGCAGACCCGGGCGCCAGCTTTTTATAGGAAGTAACGGCATCCGCTCCGGCTCTTCTTCCGATCACAAACTCTGCAAGCAGAATCGGTGTACCGATCAATATCGTGAAGATGATGAAAAGGAGAAAGAAGACTCCCCCCCCATTGGCCCCGGCCATATAAGGGAATTTCCAAATGGCTCCGAGTCCGATGGCAGAACCAGCCGCTGCCAGGATAAATCCTATTTTTGAAGACCATTGTTGTTTCTTTGCCATGACGATGCTCCTTTCAAAAGTGATTGTTATATAACCCTTCTAAAAACAAAATGATTTTTTCATACTACTATGTTTTTAAAGCCATGTACACCGGATATTGTAATTTTCAATAAATATTAAAATTGGTTGTAACTGTAATGAATTCAGGGATTTTTCAAAAAATTCATCTTGACCTTGGAATTAGTATGGATGTAAACGTTTTAAATCATGAAAAAATT
This window harbors:
- a CDS encoding sodium-dependent transporter, translated to MAKKQQWSSKIGFILAAAGSAIGLGAIWKFPYMAGANGGGVFFLLFIIFTILIGTPILLAEFVIGRRAGADAVTSYKKLAPGSAWHLIGYLGTIVSFIILSFYSVVGGWILSYLARSFTGALSGKTQEQYGAMFESIIANPWEILFTQALFIVLTVMVVQGGIQKGIERASRYMMPSLFILFLILMARSLTLDGAMEGVRFLLVPDWNYLTGETALLALGQAFFSLSVGLSVMVTYASYLSKEDSMPRSAISVSGLNIFISLLAGLVIFPSVYALGFQPDQGPGIAFVVLPAVFNEIAFGGIFLTVFLVLLLFATLTSAFSILEIGVAALTKGNQKKRMPYTWLMGIMVFIAGIPSALSFGVFGDFILFDRNFFDFADFITSSFGLPIGALFISIFVSYRLKRAEVWNEIQQGSSTSRGLFNLWISILRYIVPIAIIFVFISKFI